The genomic window GCTGGACGAAGGGCAACGCGTGACGTTCGACATCGTTGAAGGTCCGAAGGGGCCGCAAGCAGCGAATGTCGTGAAATATTAATAACGACGCTCCGAGCCCATGTTGCGACATGGGCTTTTTTTATGTCATCATTTAGCTATCGCACAGCCGACTTGCCCACATCGGGTACGCAGTGAGGAGAATAGGCCGATGATCACCATGTTGCTCGGCATTGTGGCCGGCATGATCGGCGTCCTGGAGACGTTGCTGGACGTGGTGTCTCAGCAGGGTTACACGCCAACCGCGAATCTGGACGCGTACGCCGCCATCGTCATCTCCGCGTTAGGCATCGTCATCTCCTTTTTTGCGCGCCGCCACCCGAAAACTTCGGGGGTGCTCCTGTACGCGTGCGGTATTGGGGGATTCATCTTTGCGAAGTGGTCGTACATCCCTCCCGGTATCGTGTTCTTCATTGCAGCCACCATCGCAGTGTTTTTCGACATGCGGGAGAAAACATCATGACGACCGAGCGCATGTGACAGGAAAACGGGCGGCCACGTGGCCGCCCGTTTCGGTTACCAACCCCAAGAAAACTGAACTTCCACCGTCGATCCGCCGCCCAACGGGATGTTGAACGTCCAGTGCCGCGTTCCGGGCCAACCCACCACTTCGGTCCACCCGGAGCCCCCGCCCGGAATGGGAAGGGTATAGCTCCACGTGTGGTTCGACCATCCACTGCTCGCGCCTTGCCCGGAACCCTGTCCTGACGGAAAGGGGAATCCAGATATCCCCGGCCATGCGCCCGACGATCCTCCGGATGACCCCGTCGACGACGTCCAACCTGCGCTCGATCCCGGCCACGATGGCGCGGCCGTGTACGTGGTGGTGGAGAACGATTCCCCGTCGGAACCGACGGCCGAGGGGACAATGACCCAATTTCCGTACTCGTCCTGCATCGCCACCGGCTGCACTTGGTTGCCCGTGGCATCCAGCGGCTGACCGTTCACCGTCGCATTGGAAAATTGCACAACGCCCGAATTCGCGAGCGGATACAGGCCGCCGCGGACCGTCGAAGGATCTTCGCTGATCCACTCGGCCGACGTGCCGATATTCGCCGCGTACGTGCTGGAGACGTTCACGGAGACGGTCTTGGATAGCGTTTGGCCGGACGGCGTGATCGCCTGAAGGCTCAACGTCCACGTCGACGCACTGCTTTGCTGGATCGATGCGGAAATCTTGGAGCCGACCGGCACGGTCATCACCGTGTTCGCGGCGGCAGGTAGTTTCTCCCAAAACACCTGAACCTGGGTTTGCCCATTGACCACCTGCTCCAGCGTGCCGATCTGCAGAAGATCCTGCGTTTCGACGCCTCCCAGACCGATCCACTGCGCGGCCATGGCGCCATTGCGCCCGGTGATGGTCGGGACCGTCCAGCTGCCCGTCACGCTTGTGTACAACTGCGATCCGGCTGGCAGATCGATGTACCCTCCCCAGTTGGCCGACGTCTGGGTACCGGCCGGCACGGCGGCTTCCGCCGTCATGAATACCGGACGTGCAGCGCTTGCGACCTTGCCGACCGCATGGACGTGCGCCGCGAGGGCGCCCAGGCCGCCCGCCAGCACGAGGGCCGCCATCCAGCGCCCGGAGCGCCCTCGCCGAGATGTGCGTTTGTTTGCCCTCATCGTCGTTCAGCTCCCCCGAACCTCGCATGATCGTTCCTTCGATCACTGTCGCCTTCAGTCTAAGCCATCAACCTTGAAAAATGCTAGAACCGAGAGCCGCGGGTGGCTGTCCTCGGGGCGTCGAAGATCGAACGTTATCCCATACAACGTGAAGGATTCAAACCGTTTTTGTTGAAAACGTTTGTTGAAAGCCGATCTTGCCGATCTTCAGGAGGGAAAAACACAGTGAGATACCGCAACTTGTCCAACGGCATACGCGTTTCCGAAATCACCTTTGGCTGCTGGGAGCTGGGGGGCGGTCAGTGGGAGAAGCAAGATGACGAGATCAACATCCGTGCCCTGCAGCGGGCCTTTGAACTTGGAATTCAGTCGTTTGACACGGCCGAAGGTTACGGACAGGGGCATTCCGAGGAAATCGTTGGCATGGCGCTCGAAGGCGTGCGCAGCGAGTGCGTGATCGCGACCAAGGTGTCACCCAACCACCTTCGCCGAGACGACATCCTGCGATCGGTCGAACAGAGCCTGAGGCGGCTGCGCACCGATTATATCGACATCTACTACGTGCACTGGCCTAACGCGGAGATTCCCCTGACCGAGACGATGGCCACGCTGGCCGAACTGCGGGACCAGCGCGTCATTCGGAGCGTGGCGGTGTCAAACTTCTCCCGGCAGCTCCTTGAGGAGGCGGAAGCCGTGACACGGGTGGACTGCATCCAACCGGAATACAGCCTCCTGGAGCGCAGCATTGAGAGCGAGGTGCTCCCCTATTGCCGCGAACGCGGGATCGGCGTCCTGACGTACTCGTCCGTCGCGAAAGGCATCTTGACCGGAGCGCACCATCGGGACGGTACGGTGATCGTGCCGAACGACTTCCGCCAAGGGCGCCGCTTGTTTAAGCCGGAGCACCTGGAAGCCGCCACGCCGCTTGTCGAGGGCCTCCGACGGCTGGCGAATCGCTACGATGTCACGCCGGCCGAAGTCGCGATCGCATGGATCCTCCACCAGCCGGGAATCACGAGCGCCATCGTGGGGACGCAGAACATCAAACACCTTGAGGAAAACGTGCGTGCCGTGGAACTCGCGCTTGGCGAAGACGACCTGCGCGAGCTGGACGACCTGAGCCGTCGGGCGCTCGTCCAGATTGACGGCGCCGCACCGAGCTCACGATAAGTGCCGCACCAGCCACAGCCATCCGTACATGCTCGCGAGGACCGACAGGAGCGTGGGCCACGTGAACGCAAGACCTGCCTTGGTGAACGCGGACACAGTGATTCGCACGCCGCGCGATTCCAGCACGTGGAGCCAGAGCAGGGTGGCGAGCGACCCGATGGGCGTCATCTTTGGGCCGAGATCGCAACCGACGACGTTGGCGAGCGCGAGC from Alicyclobacillus vulcanalis includes these protein-coding regions:
- a CDS encoding G1 family glutamic endopeptidase encodes the protein MRANKRTSRRGRSGRWMAALVLAGGLGALAAHVHAVGKVASAARPVFMTAEAAVPAGTQTSANWGGYIDLPAGSQLYTSVTGSWTVPTITGRNGAMAAQWIGLGGVETQDLLQIGTLEQVVNGQTQVQVFWEKLPAAANTVMTVPVGSKISASIQQSSASTWTLSLQAITPSGQTLSKTVSVNVSSTYAANIGTSAEWISEDPSTVRGGLYPLANSGVVQFSNATVNGQPLDATGNQVQPVAMQDEYGNWVIVPSAVGSDGESFSTTTYTAAPSWPGSSAGWTSSTGSSGGSSGAWPGISGFPFPSGQGSGQGASSGWSNHTWSYTLPIPGGGSGWTEVVGWPGTRHWTFNIPLGGGSTVEVQFSWGW
- a CDS encoding aldo/keto reductase encodes the protein MRYRNLSNGIRVSEITFGCWELGGGQWEKQDDEINIRALQRAFELGIQSFDTAEGYGQGHSEEIVGMALEGVRSECVIATKVSPNHLRRDDILRSVEQSLRRLRTDYIDIYYVHWPNAEIPLTETMATLAELRDQRVIRSVAVSNFSRQLLEEAEAVTRVDCIQPEYSLLERSIESEVLPYCRERGIGVLTYSSVAKGILTGAHHRDGTVIVPNDFRQGRRLFKPEHLEAATPLVEGLRRLANRYDVTPAEVAIAWILHQPGITSAIVGTQNIKHLEENVRAVELALGEDDLRELDDLSRRALVQIDGAAPSSR